Proteins encoded in a region of the Deinococcus misasensis DSM 22328 genome:
- a CDS encoding NADPH-dependent FMN reductase has translation MTRILAFAGSLRKDSWNKKLLQEALRLAPESIQFTLLDLKDHPLPLYDADFEAEHGMPENAIELRRLMTEHQGLLIASPEYNGGMTGVLKNTLDWMSRKHGDQRGLDPFMHKPAAVVSASPGPYGGARSVQSAVLLLNRLGCLVLPDGVSVTHCETAFDAEGHLQGKDQKSLQRVVQALGGVALKMGQKAEG, from the coding sequence ATGACCCGCATCCTCGCCTTCGCTGGCAGCCTGAGAAAAGATTCATGGAACAAAAAACTTTTGCAAGAAGCCTTGCGCCTTGCTCCAGAGTCCATCCAGTTCACCCTTCTGGACCTGAAAGATCACCCTCTGCCCCTGTATGACGCAGATTTTGAAGCAGAGCATGGCATGCCAGAAAACGCCATCGAGTTGCGACGTTTGATGACCGAGCATCAGGGTTTGCTGATTGCCTCGCCAGAGTACAACGGAGGAATGACCGGGGTTCTGAAAAACACCCTCGACTGGATGTCCCGCAAGCATGGGGACCAGAGGGGTCTCGATCCTTTCATGCACAAACCTGCTGCGGTGGTCAGTGCTTCGCCCGGTCCTTATGGTGGAGCCAGATCCGTGCAATCTGCAGTCCTGCTTTTGAACCGTCTGGGGTGTCTGGTTTTGCCGGACGGTGTTTCGGTGACCCACTGTGAGACTGCTTTTGATGCTGAGGGTCATTTGCAGGGCAAAGACCAGAAAAGCCTGCAACGGGTGGTGCAGGCTCTGGGTGGCGTGGCTTTGAAGATGGGGCAGAAGGCAGAAGGCTGA